Proteins from a genomic interval of Triplophysa dalaica isolate WHDGS20190420 chromosome 21, ASM1584641v1, whole genome shotgun sequence:
- the cdk18 gene encoding cyclin-dependent kinase 18 gives MNKMKNFKRRFSLSVPRTETIAENEFTEQINQLNICCNDGVMPNNLGLHSLQPSPVAPENPDQSPTQLLYRNKLQHRRFSMEDVTKRMSLPMDIRLPPEFLKKLQMESPQPCKPLSRMSRRASLSDIGFGKLETYVKLGKLGEGTYATVFKGRSKLTENLVALKEIRLEHDEGAPCTAIREVSLLKDLKHANIVTLHDIIHTNRCLTLVFEYLDSDLKQYLDNCGNLMSMNNVKIFMFQLLRGLSYCHKRKILHRDLKPQNLLINDKGELKLADFGLARAKSVPTKTYSNEVVTLWYRPPDVLLGSTEYSTPLDMWGVGCILYEMATGRPMFPGSTVKEELHLIFRLMGTPTEETWPGITSTEEYKSYLFPQYRAQALINHVPRLDTEGIDLLTALLLYDTKCRISAESSLTHSYFLSLGEVIHAIPDTSSVFSLREIQLQKDPGHRSSVFQPPGRGKNRRQSIF, from the exons GTGTGATGCCAAACAACCTGGGACTTCACAGCCTGCAGCCTAGTCCAGTGGCACCAGAAAACCCGGACCAGTCTCCCACCCAACTTCTCTACCGGAACAAACTTCAGCATCGCCGCTTCTCCATGGAG GATGTGACTAAGAGGATGTCTCTGCCCATGGATATTCGTCTCCCACCAGAATTTCTGAAGAAGTTACAGATGGAAAGTCCTCAACCCTGCAAACCTCTGAGCCGCATGTCCAGGAGAGCATCGCTG TCGGACATCGGCTTTGGAAAACTGGAGACCTACGTGAAGCTTGGCAAACTCGGAGAG GGCACATACGCCACGGTATTCAAAGGTCGCAGCAAGCTCACGGAAAACCTGGTGGCCCTGAAAGAAATCCGTCTGGAGCACGACGAGGGAGCCCCGTGCACGGCCATTCGGGAAG TGTCCCTCCTCAAGGACTTGAAACACGCCAACATCGTAACGCTTCATGACATCATCCACACAAACAGATGCCTCACTCTGGTATTTGAGTATTTG GACAGTGACTTGAAACAGTACCTCGACAACTGTGGAAACCTAATGAGCATGAACAATGTGAAG ATCTTTATGTTCCAGCTTCTTCGTGGCTTATCATACTGTCATAAGAGGAAGATTCTCCATCGGGACCTGAAGCCTCAGAATTTGCTTATTAATGACAAGGGAGAGTTAAAACTAGCAGACTTTG GTTTGGCCAGAGCGAAATCGGTCCCTACAAAAACCTACTCGAACGAGGTTGTGACCTTGTGGTATCGACCTCCTGATGTTCTGCTGGGTTCGACAGAGTACTCCACACCGCTGGACATGTG GGGCGTGGGCTGTATCCTGTATGAAATGGCGACAGGACGTCCCATGTTTCCCGGATCAACGGTCAAGGAGGAACTTCACCTGATATTTCGACTCATGG GCACCCCAACAGAAGAGACCTGGCCTGGTATAACAAGCACTGAAGAATACAAATCGTATCTGTTTCCTCAGTATCGAGCACAAGCGCTCATTAATCATGTGCCCAG ACTTGACACAGAAGGCATAGACCTTCTAACAGCTCTACTGCTG TATGACACCAAATGTAGGATATCGGCCGAGTCATCTTTGACACATTCTTACTTTTTGAGTCTGGGCGAGGTCATCCACGCCATTCCAGACA CCTCATCAGTGTTTTCCCTCAGAGAGATCCAGTTACAGAAGGATCCGGGACACAGGAGCTCAGTATTCCAGCCTCCAG GTCGAGGGAAGAACCGCAGACAAAGCATATTCTGA